A genomic region of Peptoniphilus sp. ING2-D1G contains the following coding sequences:
- a CDS encoding Sortase (Sortase B (SrtB) or subfamily-2 sortases are membrane cysteine transpeptidases found in gram-positive bacteria that anchor surface proteins to peptidoglycans of the bacterial cell wall envelope. This involves a transpeptidation reaction in which the surface protein substrate is cleaved at a conserved cell wall sorting signal and covalently linked to peptidoglycan for display on the bacterial surface. Sortases are grouped into different classes and subfamilies based on sequence, membrane topology, genomic positioning, and cleavage site preference. Sortase B cleaves surface protein precursors between threonine and asparagine at a conserved NPQTN motif with subsequent covalent linkage to peptidoglycan. It is required for anchoring the heme-iron binding surface protein IsdC to the cell wall envelope and the gene encoding Sortase B is located within the isd locus in S. aureus and B. anthracis. It may also play a role in pathogenesis. Sortase B contains an N-terminal region that functions as both a signal peptide for secretion and a stop-transfer signal for membrane anchoring. At the C-terminus, it contains the catalytic TLXTC signature sequence, where X is usually a serine. Genes encoding SrtB and its targets are generally clustered in the same locus; Family membership) codes for MEFRSFLGTLLVLFALLVLGINGFNHYREKQLIKELRTKMQIEEMRIDTQMSESKDINPEQSGEGAMLLKFEQLFIENNDLVGWIRIPGTTVDYPVLQFIDNDYYLNKDYHGNKSKAGSVFMDYRNSSDAKGFNTILYAHHMANGFMFGDLIKYKDEKFFIEHPTINFDVLNREWEWEIFSVYVTDVGFYYIDTNFPTKEKKLDFIKSIRERSMFESDVHVGTEDHILTLSTCTYEFDNARFVVHAKRIDHQTSQK; via the coding sequence TTGGAATTTAGATCATTTTTGGGGACATTGTTGGTGCTTTTTGCCTTGTTAGTATTGGGTATCAATGGATTTAACCATTATAGGGAAAAGCAGTTAATAAAAGAATTGCGTACAAAAATGCAGATTGAAGAAATGCGAATAGATACTCAGATGTCAGAGTCAAAGGACATTAACCCAGAACAGTCAGGAGAAGGGGCAATGCTACTTAAATTTGAACAATTATTTATAGAAAACAACGATTTGGTTGGTTGGATTCGCATCCCTGGTACGACCGTAGATTATCCTGTTTTGCAGTTCATTGATAATGACTATTATTTAAACAAAGATTACCATGGCAACAAAAGCAAAGCTGGTTCTGTGTTTATGGATTACAGAAATAGTTCAGATGCGAAAGGGTTCAACACCATACTTTATGCGCATCATATGGCGAACGGATTCATGTTTGGAGATTTGATTAAGTACAAAGACGAAAAATTTTTCATAGAACATCCTACTATTAATTTTGATGTTTTAAACAGAGAATGGGAGTGGGAAATTTTCAGTGTATATGTAACAGATGTAGGATTTTATTACATCGATACAAATTTTCCGACAAAAGAGAAAAAGCTTGATTTTATCAAATCCATTCGAGAACGATCCATGTTTGAAAGTGACGTTCATGTTGGAACAGAAGATCATATCTTGACTTTGAGTACATGTACGTATGAGTTTGACAATGCCAGGTTTGTTGTTCATGCCAAAAGGATTGACCATCAAACAAGCCAAAAATAA
- a CDS encoding Hypothetical protein (Family membership): MTTAEMIKELCEQMNISVSELARRIGQTPQNFNKKLQRETVTLDELKAIADVLGVKFVQAFILPEMSAIKIESS, encoded by the coding sequence ATGACTACGGCAGAAATGATTAAAGAACTGTGTGAGCAAATGAATATAAGTGTTTCCGAACTTGCTAGACGTATTGGCCAGACTCCACAGAATTTCAATAAAAAATTACAACGAGAAACAGTAACCTTGGATGAGTTGAAGGCCATTGCTGATGTGCTAGGTGTCAAGTTTGTGCAGGCATTTATTTTGCCTGAGATGAGTGCTATAAAGATAGAAAGTAGCTAG
- a CDS encoding DNA recombinase (The large serine recombinases (LSRs) are DNA-rearranging enzymes that are members of the serine recombinase or resolvase/invertase superfamily. Most resolvases/invertases have a catalytic domain of 150 residues at their amino terminus, followed by a small, helix-turn-helix (HTH) DNA-binding domain. The LSRs share a similar amino-terminal catalytic domain, but have much larger carboxyl-terminal regions that range in size from 300 residues to 550 residues. The C-terminal region of the LSRs is comprised of multiple structural domains and is responsible for coordination of unique LSRs activities. The LSR C-terminal region is composed of two structural domains: a mixed alpha/beta DNA-binding 'recombinase domain' linked to an unusual DNA-binding zinc ribbon domain; High confidence in function and specificity), which yields MVIPARKRVGSTAAKEKIKKLRVAAYCRVSTETEEQNSSYEVQVAHYTEFIKKNNEWEFASIFADDGISGTNTKKRDEFNRMIAECMDGNIDMVITKSISRFARNTLDCLQYIRQLKDKNISVYFEKENINTTDAKGEVLLTIMASLAQQESQSLSQNVKLGLQYRYQQGKVQVNHKRFMGYTKDEDGNLIIVPEEAEIIRRIYRKYLEGQSLVGIGRALEKDGILTAAGKPRWRPESVKKILQNEKYIGDALLQKTVTVDFLTKKRVKNEGHVPQYYVENSHESIIPKELYLQVQEEIHRRSNIYTGASKNKRIYSSKYALSAITFCGDCGDIYRRTYWNIHGRKEFVWRCVTRIEQGPEVCKNRTVKEDELYGAVMTAINKLLAGGNNIIKTLEENIHAVIGETTEYQISEINNLLEEKQKELIKLANKSQDYEHLADEIDELRDKRQTLLVEDASLSGENERINELIEFIRKNKFRTLEYDDKLVRKIIQSVTVYEDHFVIAFKSGIEMEI from the coding sequence ATGGTTATTCCTGCTCGTAAAAGAGTAGGAAGTACAGCCGCAAAAGAAAAGATAAAGAAACTTCGTGTTGCTGCCTATTGCCGTGTTTCTACAGAAACAGAAGAACAAAATTCTAGCTATGAGGTTCAGGTCGCACACTATACAGAGTTTATAAAGAAAAATAATGAATGGGAGTTTGCTAGCATCTTTGCAGATGATGGTATCTCCGGGACGAACACCAAAAAGCGTGACGAATTTAATCGTATGATTGCAGAGTGTATGGATGGTAACATCGACATGGTTATTACTAAATCCATCAGCCGATTTGCACGTAACACCCTAGACTGCCTTCAATATATTAGACAGCTCAAGGATAAGAACATATCCGTCTATTTTGAGAAAGAGAACATCAACACCACGGATGCCAAAGGTGAGGTTTTGCTGACTATTATGGCATCTCTAGCACAACAGGAAAGCCAGAGCCTTTCTCAAAACGTTAAGCTTGGTCTACAGTACCGATACCAACAAGGAAAGGTGCAGGTCAACCATAAGCGATTTATGGGCTACACCAAAGATGAAGATGGAAATTTAATCATTGTTCCCGAAGAAGCTGAGATTATCAGACGCATCTACCGAAAATACCTTGAAGGTCAGAGTCTAGTGGGCATTGGTCGAGCCCTTGAAAAGGATGGTATTTTAACAGCAGCGGGAAAACCAAGATGGCGACCAGAATCAGTTAAGAAGATACTTCAAAACGAAAAATACATCGGAGATGCCCTTCTGCAAAAGACTGTCACAGTAGATTTTCTGACCAAGAAACGAGTGAAAAATGAAGGGCATGTTCCCCAATATTATGTTGAAAATAGCCATGAATCGATTATTCCCAAAGAATTATACTTGCAAGTTCAGGAGGAAATTCATCGAAGAAGCAATATCTATACAGGAGCAAGCAAGAACAAACGAATTTATAGTAGCAAGTACGCTTTAAGTGCCATCACCTTCTGTGGAGATTGTGGCGATATTTATAGGAGAACCTATTGGAATATTCATGGTAGAAAAGAATTTGTCTGGCGATGCGTGACTAGAATCGAGCAAGGTCCTGAAGTTTGTAAGAACCGAACCGTAAAAGAAGATGAACTCTATGGTGCTGTAATGACCGCAATTAATAAGCTACTTGCAGGTGGCAATAACATCATAAAAACCTTGGAAGAAAATATTCATGCGGTGATTGGCGAAACCACAGAGTATCAAATTTCAGAGATTAACAACTTACTGGAGGAAAAGCAAAAAGAACTTATCAAGCTGGCGAACAAGAGTCAAGACTATGAACACCTAGCAGATGAGATTGATGAGCTGAGAGACAAGCGACAGACCCTTTTAGTAGAAGATGCCTCCCTCAGTGGCGAGAACGAGCGAATCAATGAGCTGATTGAATTTATCCGCAAGAACAAATTCCGCACCTTAGAATATGATGATAAGCTTGTAAGGAAGATAATCCAGAGCGTTACAGTCTATGAAGACCATTTCGTCATAGCCTTCAAATCTGGCATCGAAATGGAAATATGA
- a CDS encoding putative recombinase (This domain is usually found associated with pfam00239 in putative integrases/recombinases of mobile genetic elements of diverse bacteria and phages; High confidence in function and specificity) translates to MAYIPYGYKIQDGVVTVDEKAAGQVKVFFEKYISGLSLTVAGEQAGIEKTHSVMGRILKNVNYLGNDTYPAIIDKEIFDKAEEVRDKRAKDLGRVVELAAFTSPPPKERFKMRKADNKMPVDPFERAEYLYSLIESEE, encoded by the coding sequence ATGGCATATATTCCATATGGATACAAAATTCAAGATGGAGTGGTTACTGTCGATGAAAAGGCAGCAGGTCAAGTAAAGGTGTTCTTTGAGAAATACATATCAGGACTATCCCTTACAGTGGCTGGCGAACAGGCAGGTATTGAAAAGACACATTCTGTGATGGGGCGCATTTTGAAAAACGTCAACTACCTTGGAAATGATACGTATCCAGCAATCATTGATAAAGAGATATTTGATAAAGCTGAAGAAGTTAGAGATAAGCGTGCAAAGGATTTAGGACGAGTGGTAGAGCTTGCCGCTTTCACCTCTCCCCCTCCCAAAGAACGATTTAAAATGAGAAAGGCAGATAATAAGATGCCAGTTGATCCTTTTGAACGAGCAGAATACTTATATAGTCTGATAGAAAGCGAGGAATAA
- a CDS encoding DNA recombinase, putative (This domain is usually found associated with INTERPRO in putative integrases/recombinases of mobile genetic elements of diverse bacteria and phages; High confidence in function and specificity) translates to MKKITKIDELPQGQLPNTKLRVAAYARVSTDSDEQLESLKAQREHYERYIKSNPEWEFAGLYYDEGISGTKMEKRTELLRMIRDCKQGRIDFIITKSISRFARNTVDCLELVRKLIDIGVYIYFEKENLNTGDMESELMLSILSGFAAEESASISQNSKWSIQKRFQNGSYVGTPPYGYTNIDGEMLIVPEEAEIIKRIFAECLSEKGGGTIARGLNKDKIPARRGNSWSAGTVIDMLRNEKYMGDILLQKTYTDSNYNRHPNTGEKDQYYYKDNHEPIISREDFAKAQDLIDERAKMKCKDVKKNVYLNRYALSGKIVCGECGRNFRRKTNYSAGRSYIAWSCIGHIEDKESCSMLFLRDGEIKATFTTMMNKLAFSNKLILEPLFKSISQIDEDSDRERMDAIDKRMEQLMEERNTLITLMAKGFLEPALFNQERNVLDSEMKNLSTEKTNLVSNSASGVLRANEIKDLIDYVSADNFNGDYTEELFEEFVVNIIVNSRDELTFNLKCGLSLKEKVVR, encoded by the coding sequence ATGAAAAAGATAACAAAAATAGATGAACTGCCACAAGGACAACTACCTAATACGAAACTTAGGGTTGCCGCCTATGCTAGAGTCTCAACCGATAGTGACGAACAACTTGAAAGCCTTAAAGCACAGCGTGAACACTATGAGCGCTATATTAAGTCTAATCCTGAATGGGAGTTTGCTGGTCTTTATTATGACGAAGGGATCTCCGGCACCAAGATGGAGAAACGGACTGAACTGCTCCGCATGATACGAGATTGTAAGCAAGGTCGGATAGATTTTATTATCACCAAATCAATCAGCCGCTTTGCTCGTAATACAGTAGATTGCCTAGAGTTAGTAAGAAAGCTGATTGATATCGGTGTTTACATTTATTTTGAAAAAGAGAATCTAAATACGGGTGATATGGAAAGTGAACTCATGCTTTCTATTCTTTCAGGATTTGCTGCAGAAGAGTCTGCATCCATTTCACAAAACAGCAAATGGTCCATTCAAAAGAGATTTCAAAACGGCAGTTATGTAGGTACTCCACCCTATGGCTATACCAATATAGATGGTGAAATGTTAATCGTCCCAGAAGAAGCAGAAATCATCAAACGCATTTTTGCAGAGTGCCTTTCAGAAAAAGGTGGAGGTACTATAGCAAGAGGTTTGAACAAAGACAAAATCCCTGCAAGACGAGGTAATAGCTGGAGTGCTGGCACGGTGATAGACATGCTTCGAAACGAAAAATATATGGGTGATATTCTACTACAAAAGACTTACACCGATAGTAACTACAATCGCCATCCAAATACAGGCGAAAAAGACCAGTATTACTACAAGGATAATCATGAACCTATTATAAGTAGAGAAGACTTTGCTAAGGCACAAGATCTCATTGATGAAAGAGCCAAGATGAAGTGTAAGGACGTGAAAAAGAACGTTTATCTTAATCGATATGCTTTAAGTGGCAAGATTGTCTGTGGAGAGTGTGGTCGCAATTTTAGGAGAAAGACAAACTACTCAGCTGGTAGGAGTTACATTGCTTGGAGTTGCATCGGTCATATTGAAGACAAAGAGAGTTGCTCCATGTTGTTCTTGCGAGATGGGGAAATCAAAGCCACATTTACAACCATGATGAATAAACTTGCTTTCAGCAACAAGCTAATCCTAGAGCCACTCTTCAAATCAATTAGCCAAATCGATGAGGATAGCGACCGTGAAAGAATGGACGCTATTGATAAGCGAATGGAACAACTCATGGAAGAACGCAACACCCTTATTACACTGATGGCCAAAGGTTTCCTGGAGCCTGCTCTTTTTAATCAGGAACGAAATGTTTTAGATAGTGAGATGAAAAATCTTTCAACCGAAAAAACAAACCTTGTATCAAATTCCGCGAGTGGGGTTTTGCGAGCAAACGAGATAAAGGACCTCATTGATTATGTGTCAGCAGATAATTTTAATGGTGACTATACGGAAGAACTATTTGAAGAATTTGTAGTGAACATCATTGTAAATTCCAGGGATGAGCTGACATTCAATTTGAAATGCGGTCTTTCCCTGAAAGAAAAGGTGGTGAGATAA
- a CDS encoding Hypothetical protein (Family membership) gives MNIYEVKDGSPLKGKTEQMTEEELQKEYDFHIAESIVANLYKEGKITVDELHKISALNRQKFSPRLAEIMS, from the coding sequence ATGAACATTTATGAAGTAAAAGATGGCAGTCCTTTAAAGGGCAAGACCGAGCAGATGACAGAGGAAGAATTACAAAAGGAATATGACTTTCACATAGCAGAGAGCATTGTCGCAAACCTATATAAAGAAGGCAAAATCACAGTGGATGAATTACACAAAATATCAGCCTTGAACAGGCAGAAATTCTCTCCCCGTTTAGCCGAGATTATGTCCTAA